The following proteins are co-located in the Betta splendens chromosome 9, fBetSpl5.4, whole genome shotgun sequence genome:
- the LOC114861323 gene encoding zinc finger protein ZFP2-like — translation MAASDKDTIKKEIKEEIQDSVLMYPGHLNVRIKEDEGHDFIDQNQYRQEVKEEKLDPDFVDQQYWSIAVKQENQDSDVMNYDQNFVNQNHIKGEIKEETQDPDISDHNQIKSEIKEETQDPDISNQNHIKSDIKEETQDPDISDQYHNKSDIKEETLYPDISDENPIKSDTIEETQDPDISDQNHIKSDIKEQTQDAHISDHNYHKGGINEQNCNEDHRSYEPTGPQDKQKHRGRRPSSLYLYQQHEPAFTRPSKNHQKVDSEEKPYSCDKCGNTFTAKSSLKTHQLIHTEERHRKKCTEYGEAFRQSKHLNVHCPVHTRGKHHSCEQCGKVFSSRSFLLRHRYVHTGEKPYSCEQCGKAFSQLGNLQAHKRVHTGEKPHSCEQCGKAFSTRSCLRRHQYVHTREKPHSCEQCGKAFSSRSRFLRHQSVHTGKKRHSCEQCGKAFSSRSFVLRHQHVHTGEKPYSCEQCGKAFSQISHLRAHQCVHTGEKNHWCEQCGKAFSRIRYLRAHQRVHTGEKPHSCEQCGTAFTRLSTLRIHQHSHACEKPQTCAQCGKGFCSISALMRHQLVHTREKLHLCEQCGKAFSFSSHLLAHKRVHTREKPHSCQQCGKAFSELSTLRTHQRCHTGEKPYPCQQCGKAFTNKRSLLIHKCVHTGENSF, via the exons ATGGCGGCTTCAGACAAAGACACGATcaagaaggaaataaaagaagaaatacaAGATTCCGTTTTGATGTACCCGGGTCATTTAAACGTCAGAATTAAAGAGGACGAGGGCCACGATTTTATCGACCAGAATCAGTACAGGCAAGAGGTAAAGGAGGAGAAGTTGGACCCGGACTTTGTAGACCAGCAGTACTGGAGTATTGCTGTGAAGCAGGAGAACCAGGACTCGGATGTTATGAATTATGACCAGAACTTTGTAAACCAGAACCACATCAAGGGCGAGATTAAAGAAGAAACCCAAGATCCGGATATAAGCGACCATAACCAAATTAAGAGCGAGATTAAAGAGGAAACCCAAGATCCGGATATCAGCAACCAGAATCACATCAAGAGCgacattaaagaggaaaccCAAGATCCGGATATCAGCGACCAGTATCACAATAAGAGTgacattaaagaggaaaccCTTTATCCGGATATCAGCGACGAGAACCCCATCAAGAGCGACACTATAGAGGAAACCCAAGATCCGGATATAAGCGACCAGAACCACATCAAGAGCGACATTAAAGAACAAACCCAAGATGCGCATATTAGCGACCATAACTACCACAAAGGTGGAATAAATGAGCAGAACTGCAACGAGGACCATCGAAGCTACGAACCCACTGGACCCCAAGATAAACAG aaacacagaggaagaaggcCTTCAAGTCTGTATCTCTATCAGCAACATGAGCCTGCCTTTACCAGACCATCAAAAAATCATCAAAAGGTTGATTCTGAAGAGAAACCATACAGCTGTGACAAGTGTGGCAATACCTTCACTGCAAAAAGTAGCCTAAAGACCCATCAGCTAATTCATACAGAAGAAAGACACCGGAAGAAGTGCACCGAATATGGAGAAGCTTTCCGCCAGTCAAAGCATTTAAATGTTCACTGTCCTGTTCACACTAGAGGGAAAcatcactcatgtgaacagtgtggaaaagtatTTTCTAGCAGAAGTTTTTTACTGAGACACAGatatgttcacactggagagaaaccttactcatgtgaacagtgtgggaaAGCATTCTCTCAGCTTGGTAACTTGCAGGCACataaacgtgttcacactggagagaaacctcactcatgtgaacagtgtggaaaagcattttctacCAGGAGTTGTTTACGGAGACACCAATATGTTCACAcaagagagaaacctcactcatgcgaacagtgtggaaaagcattttcaagcAGGAGTCGTTTCCTGAGACACCAAAGTGTTCACACTGGAAAGAAAcgtcactcatgtgaacagtgtggaaaagcattttctagCAGGAGTTTTGTACTGAggcaccaacatgttcacactggagagaaaccttactcatgtgaacagtgtggaaaagcattctctcagaTTAGTCATTTGCGTGCACATcaatgtgttcacactggagagaaaaatcactggtgtgaacagtgtggaaaagctttctctcgAATCCGTTACTTGCGAGCACATCAACGTGTTCACAccggagagaaacctcactcatgtgaacagtgtggaacaGCTTTCACTAGGCTCAGTACTTTACGGATACACCAACATAGTCACGCATGTGAGAAACCTCAAACATGTGCACAGTGTGGAAAAGGGTTCTGTTCGATCAGTGCCTTAATGAGACACCAACTTGTTCACACTAGAGAGAAGCTTCACttatgtgaacagtgtggaaaagcattctctttTAGCAGTCATTTGCTCgcacacaaacgtgttcacactagagaaaaacctcactcatgtcaacagtgtggaaaagcgttctctGAGCTCAGTACTTTACGGACACACCAACGTtgtcacactggagagaaaccttacccatgtcaacagtgtggaaaagcatttacTAACAAAAGAAGTTTACTGATACACaaatgtgttcacactggagaaaacagTTTCTGA
- the LOC114861361 gene encoding zinc finger protein OZF-like has product MRQHKRRNMAASDNDMNSRQIKTKKQDSVLIDPGQLKIRINLENEGHDFTDQDQYRHEVKKEKLDPDFVEQQHWSNGVKQENHDSDIMNYDQNFVSQDHIKSDIKEESHDPDISDQNHIKSEIKEEPQDPDIGGQNHTKSEIKEETQDPHITDHNNQSGGINEQNRNQDHRSYDPTEPTDQQKHRGRRASRLYLYQQCDQAFTTPSELKNHQKINSGEKTYNCDQCGKTFTSKNSLKTHQRIHLGKRENTYSVVHTGEKPHSCEQCGKAFSCISDLLTHQHVHTEEKLYWCEQCGKAFTYNKNLLRHKRLHTGEKPHSCAQCGKSFTRHNNLMKHGRVHNGENPVSCKECGMFFSNSRSLQKHKRIHSGEKLHSCEQCGKAFSRLSYLVIHRCIHTGENPHSCEQCGKSFSRHSSLEIHRRIHTGEKPQSCEQCGKAFSNSRSLWKHKQIHTGEKPHSCAQCGKAFFWLSDLLTHQRVHTGEKPHLCAQCGKSFSRLNNLVIHRRVHNGEKTHSCAQCGKSFSRLSYLVLHRCAHNGENPHS; this is encoded by the exons ATGCGACAACATAAAAGACGCAACATGGCGGCTTCAGACAACGACATGAACTCcaggcaaataaaaacaaaaaaacaagattcGGTTTTGATAGACCCGGGTCAGTTAAAAATCAGAATTAATTTAGAGAACGAGGGCCACGATTTTACCGACCAGGATCAGTACAGGCATGAAGTAAAGAAGGAGAAGCTTGACCCGGACTTTGTAGAACAGCAGCACTGGAGCAATGGTGTGAAGCAGGAGAACCATGACTCGGATATTATGAACTATGACCAGAACTTTGTCAGCCAAGACCACATCAAGAGCGACATTAAAGAGGAAAGCCACGATCCGGATATTAGCGATCAGAACCACATCAAGAGCGAAATTAAAGAAGAACCGCAAGATCCGGACATCGGCGGCCAGAATCACACCAAGAGCGAAATCAAAGAAGAAACTCAAGATCCGCATATTACGGACCACAACAACCAAAGCGGTGGAATAAATGAGCAGAACCGGAACCAAGACCATCGGAGCTACGACCCCACTGAACCCACAGATCAGCAG aaacacagaggaagaagggCTTCAAGACTATACCTCTATCAGCAATGTGACCAAGCCTTCACCACCCCATCAGAGTTGAAGAATCATCAGAAGATTAATTCTGGAGAAAAAACATACAactgtgaccagtgtggcaaAACATTCACTTCAAAAAATAGCCTAAAGACCCATCAGCGAATTCATCTAGGAAAAAGAGAGAATACCTATAGtgttgttcacactggagagaaacctcactcgtgtgaacaatgtggaaaagctttctcttGTATTAGTGACTTGCTGACACatcaacatgttcacactgaaGAAAAACTTTACTGGTGTGAACAGTGCGGAAAAGCTTTCACTTACAACAAGAatttactgagacacaaacgtcttcacactggagaaaaacctcactcatgtgcaCAGTGTGGTAAATCATTTACTCGGCACAATAATTTAATGAAACACGGACGTGTTCACAATGGAGAGAACCCTGTCTCGTGTAAAGAGTGtggaatgtttttttctaatagCAGAagtttacagaaacacaaacgcattcacagtggagagaaactgcactcatgtgaacaatgtggaaaagcgttTTCTCGACTCAGTTATTTAGTGATACACAGatgtattcacactggagagaatcCTCACTCATGCGAACAGTGTGGTAAATCATTTTCTCGGCACAGTAGTTTAGAGATACACAGACGTATtcatactggagagaaacctcagtcatgtgaacagtgtggaaaagctttttcTAATAGCAGAAGTttatggaaacacaaacaaattcacactggagagaagcctcactcatgtgcacagtgtggaaaagcattcttttGGCTCAGTGACTTGTTGACAcatcaacgtgttcacactggagagaaacctcacttgTGTGCACAGTGTGGTAAATCGTTTTCTCGGCTCAACAATTTAGTGATACACAGACGTGTTCACAATGGAGAGAAAACTCACTCATGTGCACAGTGTGGTAAATCGTTTTCTCGTCTCAGTTATTTAGTGCTACACAGATGTGCTCACAATGGAGAGAACCCTCACTCGTAA
- the LOC114861341 gene encoding probable inactive protein kinase DDB_G0270444 isoform X2 produces MADIDKDTNTKEIKEEKQDSVPMDPGQLNIRIKVDHDNEQYQYRREVKEEKLGPDLVDKQHCSSGVKQENQDSNDMKYDQNFVIKNHIQSDIKEETQDPDISDQNHINIDIKEETQVPDISDQNHIKSDIKEETQDQDISNHNHHSGGINEQNRNQDHRSYVLTEPTDEQNQRVSGKC; encoded by the exons ATGGCGGATatagacaaagacacaaacacgaaggaaataaaagaagaaaaacaagattcGGTTCCGATGGACCCGGGTCAGTTAAACATCAGAATTAAAGTAGACCACGACAACGAGCAGTATCAGTACAGGCGCGAGGTAAAGGAGGAGAAGTTGGGCCCGGACTTAGTAGACAAGCAGCACTGTAGCAGTGGTGTGAAGCAGGAGAACCAGGACTCGAATGATATGAAATATGACCAAAACTTTGTAATCAAGAACCACATCCAGAGCgacattaaagaggaaaccCAAGATCCGGATATTAGCGACCAGAACCACATCAATATTgacattaaagaggaaaccCAAGTTCCGGATATCAGCGACCAGAACCACATCAAGAGCGACATTAAAGAAGAAACCCAAGATCAGGATATCagcaaccacaaccaccacagtgGTGGAATAAATGAGCAGAACCGGAACCAAGACCATCGGAGCTACGTCCTCACTGAACCCACAGATGAACAG aaccAAAGGGTCAGTGGAAAGTGCTAG
- the LOC114861341 gene encoding gastrula zinc finger protein XlCGF57.1-like isoform X1, producing MADIDKDTNTKEIKEEKQDSVPMDPGQLNIRIKVDHDNEQYQYRREVKEEKLGPDLVDKQHCSSGVKQENQDSNDMKYDQNFVIKNHIQSDIKEETQDPDISDQNHINIDIKEETQVPDISDQNHIKSDIKEETQDQDISNHNHHSGGINEQNRNQDHRSYVLTEPTDEQKNRARRASKLYPCQKCDQDFTTPSWLKNHRKINSGANPYSCGQCGKTFTARTSVKTHQLICSRESLHSCTEGGEALHQSKDLKVHRVHTVEKPHSCEQCGKTFSYLSHFLRHHRIHTGEKPHSCEQCGKSYSERGQLLAHQRVHTGEKPHSCRQCGKAFSRLSHLRTHQHVHTGEKPHSCEQCGKRFSQLSYLLIHKRVHTGEKPHSCQHCGKGFSRLSHLLRHQRVHTGEKPQSCEQCGKAFSRTNDLLRHQRVHTREKRHSCVQCGKGFYWISDLLIHQHVHTGEKPHLCEQCGKLFSRASNLVAHQLVHTGEKPHSCEQCGKAFSRISNLLAHQRVHAKKETSLM from the exons ATGGCGGATatagacaaagacacaaacacgaaggaaataaaagaagaaaaacaagattcGGTTCCGATGGACCCGGGTCAGTTAAACATCAGAATTAAAGTAGACCACGACAACGAGCAGTATCAGTACAGGCGCGAGGTAAAGGAGGAGAAGTTGGGCCCGGACTTAGTAGACAAGCAGCACTGTAGCAGTGGTGTGAAGCAGGAGAACCAGGACTCGAATGATATGAAATATGACCAAAACTTTGTAATCAAGAACCACATCCAGAGCgacattaaagaggaaaccCAAGATCCGGATATTAGCGACCAGAACCACATCAATATTgacattaaagaggaaaccCAAGTTCCGGATATCAGCGACCAGAACCACATCAAGAGCGACATTAAAGAAGAAACCCAAGATCAGGATATCagcaaccacaaccaccacagtgGTGGAATAAATGAGCAGAACCGGAACCAAGACCATCGGAGCTACGTCCTCACTGAACCCACAGATGAACAG AAAAACAGAGCAAGAAGGGCTTCAAAACTATATCCATGTCAGAAATGTGACCAAGACTTCACCACACCGTCATGGTTAAAGAATCATCGGAAGATTAATTCTGGAGCGAATCCATACAGCTGTGGCCAGTGTGGCAAAACCTTTACTGCAAGAACTAGTGTAAAGACCCATCAGCTGATTTGTTCAAGAGAAAGCCTGCACTCCTGTACTGAAGGTGGAGAAGCCTTACACCAGTCAAAGGATCTCAAAGTCCATCGTGTTCACACTgtagagaaacctcactcatgtgaacagtgtggaaaaacattctCTTACCTCAGTCACTTTCTGAGACACCaccgtattcacactggagagaaaccacactcatgtgaacagtgtggtaaATCTTATTCTGAGCGTGGTCAGTTGCTGGCAcatcaacgtgttcacactggagagaagcctcactcatgtagacagtgtggaaaagcattctctcggcTCAGCCACTTGCGGACACatcaacatgttcacactggagagaaacctcactcatgtgaacagtgtggaaaacgGTTCTCTCAGCTCAGTTACTTACTAATacacaaacgtgttcacactggagaaaagccTCACTCGTGTCAACACTGTGGAAAAGGGTTTTCTCGGCTCAGTCACTTACTgagacaccaacgtgttcacactggagaaaaacctcagtcatgtgaacagtgtggaaaagcattttcgcGGACTAATgacttactgagacatcaacgtgttcacactaGAGAGAAACGTCACTCATGTGTACAGTGTGGAAAAGGGTTCTATTGGATCAGTGACTTACTTATACatcaacatgttcacactggagagaaaccgcacttgtgtgaacagtgtggtaaATTGTTTTCCCGGGCCAGTAATTTAGTGGCACACCAacttgttcacactggagagaaacctcactcatgtgaacagtgcggaaaagcattttctcggATCAGTAATTTGCtggcacaccaacgtgttcacgcTAAAaaagaaacctcactcatgtaa